The following proteins are encoded in a genomic region of Oreochromis aureus strain Israel breed Guangdong linkage group 8, ZZ_aureus, whole genome shotgun sequence:
- the cby1 gene encoding protein chibby homolog 1 isoform X1, whose product MEDLKRSLRMPLFGNTFSPKKIPPRKSASLSSLHTLDRSTREIELGLEYGPPVMNIGGQVLKFEEGQWITESGGNVSNREVQRLKKRNIQLEEENNVLKLKIELLLDMLTETTVEYHLMEKEVEEVKTQHRRKK is encoded by the exons ATGGAG GACCTTAAAAGATCACTGAGGATGCCTCTGTTTGGAAACACATTTAGTCCTAAAAAGATTCCTCCACGTAAATCCGCCTCCTTGTCCAGCCTCCACACG tTGGATCGTTCAACTCGAGAAATAGAGCTGGGCCTTGAGTATGGACCTCCTGTGATGAACATTGGAGGTCAGGTCTTGAAATTTGAAGAGGGACAGTGGATTACAG AATCTGGTGGAAATGTGTCTAATAGGGAAGTTCAGCGgcttaagaaaagaaatatcCAGCTGGAGGAGGAAAATAACGTATTAAAACTAAAGATTGAACTTCTCCTGGATATG TTGACCGAGACTACGGTAGAGTATCACCTGATGGAGAAAGAAGTGGAAGAAGTCAAGACTCAACATCGAAGGAAAAAGTGA
- the cby1 gene encoding protein chibby homolog 1 isoform X2: MPLFGNTFSPKKIPPRKSASLSSLHTLDRSTREIELGLEYGPPVMNIGGQVLKFEEGQWITESGGNVSNREVQRLKKRNIQLEEENNVLKLKIELLLDMLTETTVEYHLMEKEVEEVKTQHRRKK, translated from the exons ATGCCTCTGTTTGGAAACACATTTAGTCCTAAAAAGATTCCTCCACGTAAATCCGCCTCCTTGTCCAGCCTCCACACG tTGGATCGTTCAACTCGAGAAATAGAGCTGGGCCTTGAGTATGGACCTCCTGTGATGAACATTGGAGGTCAGGTCTTGAAATTTGAAGAGGGACAGTGGATTACAG AATCTGGTGGAAATGTGTCTAATAGGGAAGTTCAGCGgcttaagaaaagaaatatcCAGCTGGAGGAGGAAAATAACGTATTAAAACTAAAGATTGAACTTCTCCTGGATATG TTGACCGAGACTACGGTAGAGTATCACCTGATGGAGAAAGAAGTGGAAGAAGTCAAGACTCAACATCGAAGGAAAAAGTGA
- the pdap1a gene encoding pdgfa associated protein 1a has translation MPRGGKKGHKGRGKQFSNPEEIDRQMRAQRELEENGGAEKEGSSESEEESSSDDESEVRKRSGVEGLIEIENPNRVAQKSKKVAEIDVSAPRELSRREREEIEKQKSKERYMKLHLEGKTEQARADLARLAIIKKQREEAAKKREELRKEKEAEEAKAKR, from the exons ATGCCTCGTGGTG GGAAAAAGGGCCACAAAGGCCGCGGGAAGCAGTTCAGCAACCCTGAAGAGATTGATCGGCAGATGAGAGCCCAGCGAGAGCTG gaagaaaatggTGGTGCAGAGAAAGAGGGCTCTTCAGAGTCTGAGGAGGAGAGCAGCAGCGACGACGAGTCTGAG GTTAGAAAGAGGAGTGGAGTGGAGGGGCTTATTGAGATTGAGAATCCCAATCGTGTTGCTCAGAAGAGCAAAAAGGTAGCTGAAATAGACGTCAGCGCTCCCAGAGAGCTTTCTCGCAGGGAGAG GGAAGAGATAGAAAAGCAGAAATCAAAAGAGCGCTACATGAAACTTCATCTTGAAGGTAAGACCGAGCAGGCCAGAGCTGATCTCGCCAGACTGGCTATCATCAAGAAACAGAGGGAGGAGGCTGCCAAGAAGCGAGAAGAACTCAGGAAAG agaaagaagcagaagaagccaAAGCAAAGCGCTAG